A genomic window from Candidatus Tumulicola sp. includes:
- a CDS encoding outer membrane beta-barrel protein — translation MRYSTALLAALACLTLCTPAIAYASSPAPAATPTPAATPTATPTPSSSLGYIVLLGSFHTTGVNATGALDQPSGVDLATRTDFNDFFLNASAGTGKLRASALIGEYSFPTLGFALNPALQPGANTRLFGVVPIGSLQYSFNDRWSVAAGKFGALLGQESPFTFQNVNVQRGLAWSLEPTISRGVHVSYAQGAWSGTLEFNDAYYSGHDRAWEALFGYAPTSNTNIQFAAIVPKANASSNPTVTVGNKVEYDLFPTQTIGKLQLQPYLLWVRSPASTALGYTHDETAFASVFMGTYSFNSGYSVAARWEQVNNHSATTDTSPNADLVGFGPGSGGTTFTLTPTYRHGISFVRLEYSHMTVQRATPGLAFGPSGTGTTQNRIGLELGVQR, via the coding sequence ATGCGTTACTCCACTGCGCTCCTCGCCGCGCTCGCGTGCCTCACGCTCTGCACGCCCGCGATCGCTTATGCCTCCTCGCCGGCGCCGGCTGCGACGCCAACGCCCGCGGCAACGCCGACAGCCACGCCAACGCCGTCCTCGTCGCTCGGCTACATCGTTCTTTTGGGGAGCTTCCACACCACCGGCGTCAACGCCACGGGCGCGCTCGATCAACCGAGCGGCGTCGATCTTGCCACGCGCACCGACTTCAACGATTTCTTTCTCAACGCCAGCGCCGGAACCGGTAAGCTACGAGCCTCGGCGCTGATCGGCGAGTATTCGTTTCCGACGCTAGGCTTCGCGCTCAATCCGGCGCTCCAACCCGGCGCGAACACAAGGCTGTTCGGCGTCGTGCCGATAGGCTCGCTGCAATACTCGTTCAACGACCGGTGGAGCGTCGCAGCCGGAAAGTTCGGCGCCCTTTTGGGTCAAGAATCGCCCTTCACGTTTCAAAACGTGAACGTGCAACGCGGCTTGGCGTGGTCACTCGAGCCGACGATCAGCCGGGGCGTGCACGTGTCGTACGCTCAAGGCGCATGGAGCGGCACGCTCGAGTTTAACGACGCCTACTATTCGGGTCACGATAGGGCATGGGAAGCGTTATTCGGCTATGCGCCTACGTCGAACACCAATATCCAGTTCGCGGCAATCGTTCCCAAAGCCAACGCTAGTTCCAATCCTACTGTGACCGTCGGCAACAAGGTCGAATACGATTTGTTCCCAACGCAGACGATCGGCAAGCTGCAGCTACAGCCTTACTTGTTGTGGGTGCGTTCGCCCGCTTCTACCGCCCTTGGATACACGCACGACGAGACCGCGTTCGCGTCCGTCTTCATGGGCACGTATTCGTTCAACTCGGGTTACTCCGTTGCTGCCCGCTGGGAGCAGGTCAACAATCACAGCGCCACCACCGATACGAGTCCAAACGCCGATCTCGTGGGCTTCGGTCCGGGAAGCGGCGGGACGACGTTCACCCTCACACCGACCTATCGCCACGGCATCTCGTTCGTCCGCCTCGAGTACTCGCATATGACCGTTCAACGCGCCACGCCGGGGCTGGCCTTCGGCCCGAGCGGCACCGGCACCACGCAGAACCGGATCGGTCTTGAGCTCGGAGTGCAGCGCTGA
- a CDS encoding TonB-dependent receptor, with amino-acid sequence MRTIVLFVCAVSAAFAACAAAATAASTTFVTGTVTDNGNPAAGVAVSIAGNNIVQRTATDDAGRFSFGALSVGTYTITAVAPNGSADLHIDLSSAGATVALDIHAKSLGSVTITAARMTRASGGDLVLNQDLLAKASAGTSLPQVLIQFPGAARGANGVVHLNGDHGDINYIVDGVSIPQELNRSLGSEFDLSDIAYMEVIEGAYPAQYGERFGGVLNISTRAAAGPAGVDAGAAFGSYAHTDTTLGMHTHVGAGSLSFTTRNERGDHGLDPPNFDSPHNQFSNANQFLRLTLPAGHGNDYWNATISHAFRTFQLPNDVANGEPAATDDNEWQDDLFATVQFRHAIGDHGSLSFGPSMKRSRIRDFGDPNNDWTYGEALNAGNGGSATDCANAVSSGTFGPTTCAFSLTSDRTATDYKFNADYALRSAAHDIRAGGFYDATKVAKDYRIALQPMNFLAPIYDPANPNAPFEVVDNAPNVGQTEAVYLQDSWRASERYELDYGLRYDAFQVVSTQFRSFADMFSPRVKLTRFLGSRASAYIYYGRFFTPFSFENVSPQAAQLINLPLQPTVAQFDLRPERDSMYEIGGHLPLGRGDLGIRVWQKNATDLIDDTQVGVTLLHQDINFNLGRLAMQILNYQQPLARDGRFYVTFAHEISLNKGCETQLLAPCFGSSTNWTPADHEQRWQSTAGALINDAHGGWFAVDGEYGSGLSSASCPPGTPGFCKRTPHTTFDVEKGFRVGPAAFVTASIHNLLNDRYFVTLANAQGNHYAPPRTFEVGLRFGR; translated from the coding sequence ATGCGTACTATTGTTCTTTTCGTTTGCGCGGTGAGCGCCGCGTTTGCCGCCTGCGCGGCTGCCGCGACCGCCGCGTCCACCACCTTCGTCACTGGTACCGTCACCGACAACGGCAACCCAGCTGCCGGCGTTGCGGTCTCGATAGCCGGCAACAACATCGTCCAGCGCACCGCGACGGATGACGCAGGCCGCTTCTCCTTTGGGGCCCTGTCGGTCGGGACGTACACCATCACGGCCGTCGCCCCCAACGGATCCGCCGACCTGCACATCGATCTGTCGAGCGCGGGCGCTACGGTGGCGCTGGACATCCATGCGAAAAGCCTGGGGTCAGTGACCATCACCGCGGCGAGGATGACGCGCGCCAGCGGCGGAGACCTCGTGCTCAACCAAGACCTGCTGGCCAAGGCATCGGCAGGGACCAGCCTGCCGCAAGTGTTGATCCAATTTCCGGGAGCTGCGCGCGGCGCCAACGGCGTCGTCCACCTCAACGGCGATCACGGCGACATCAACTACATCGTAGACGGCGTTTCGATCCCCCAAGAATTGAACCGCTCGCTTGGCTCCGAGTTCGACTTGAGCGACATCGCGTACATGGAGGTCATCGAGGGCGCGTATCCCGCGCAGTATGGCGAGCGCTTCGGCGGCGTACTCAACATCAGCACGCGCGCGGCTGCGGGGCCTGCCGGCGTGGACGCCGGCGCCGCGTTCGGCTCGTACGCCCACACCGATACGACGCTTGGCATGCATACGCACGTGGGCGCTGGTTCGCTGTCGTTCACCACGCGCAACGAACGCGGCGACCACGGCTTGGATCCGCCCAACTTCGACTCGCCCCACAATCAGTTCAGCAACGCCAACCAATTCCTGCGCCTGACGTTGCCGGCCGGTCACGGCAATGACTATTGGAACGCGACGATCAGTCACGCGTTTCGCACGTTCCAGTTGCCCAATGACGTCGCCAACGGCGAGCCGGCCGCGACCGACGACAACGAGTGGCAAGACGACCTGTTCGCCACCGTCCAGTTCCGGCACGCGATCGGCGATCACGGGTCGTTGTCGTTCGGCCCCAGCATGAAACGTTCGCGGATCCGCGACTTCGGCGATCCGAACAACGACTGGACTTATGGCGAAGCGCTCAACGCGGGTAACGGCGGATCGGCGACGGACTGCGCGAATGCGGTGTCGTCGGGGACGTTTGGTCCGACCACGTGTGCTTTTTCCTTGACCAGCGATCGCACGGCGACCGATTACAAGTTCAACGCCGACTACGCGCTGCGCAGCGCGGCTCACGACATACGGGCCGGCGGCTTCTACGACGCCACGAAGGTCGCGAAAGACTATCGGATAGCGCTGCAGCCGATGAATTTCCTCGCACCGATCTACGATCCGGCCAACCCCAACGCGCCGTTTGAGGTGGTGGACAACGCGCCGAACGTCGGCCAGACCGAGGCGGTCTATCTTCAGGACAGCTGGCGCGCCAGCGAACGGTACGAACTGGATTACGGCCTCCGCTACGATGCGTTCCAAGTCGTCTCGACGCAGTTCCGATCCTTCGCCGACATGTTCAGCCCGCGGGTGAAGCTCACGCGTTTCTTGGGATCACGCGCCAGCGCGTACATCTACTATGGGCGTTTCTTCACGCCGTTCTCCTTCGAAAACGTGTCGCCGCAGGCGGCGCAGTTGATCAACCTGCCGCTGCAGCCGACGGTAGCGCAGTTCGATCTCAGGCCGGAGCGCGACTCGATGTACGAGATCGGCGGGCATCTGCCGCTCGGGCGAGGCGATCTGGGCATCCGCGTGTGGCAGAAAAACGCTACCGACCTCATCGACGACACTCAGGTCGGGGTCACGCTGCTCCACCAGGACATCAACTTCAACCTCGGCCGGCTGGCGATGCAGATCCTCAACTATCAGCAGCCGCTCGCGCGCGACGGCCGCTTCTACGTGACCTTTGCGCACGAGATCTCGCTCAACAAGGGCTGCGAGACACAGCTGCTCGCTCCGTGCTTCGGATCGTCGACGAACTGGACGCCCGCGGATCACGAACAGCGCTGGCAATCGACCGCGGGCGCGCTGATCAACGACGCGCACGGCGGCTGGTTCGCCGTGGATGGCGAGTATGGAAGCGGCTTGTCGTCGGCGAGCTGCCCGCCGGGCACGCCCGGCTTTTGCAAGCGCACACCGCACACTACGTTCGACGTCGAGAAGGGCTTTCGCGTGGGACCCGCAGCGTTCGTGACGGCGAGCATCCACAATCTGCTCAACGACCGCTACTTCGTCACCCTCGCCAACGCGCAGGGCAACCACTACGCGCCGCCGCGCACGTTCGAGGTCGGGTTGCGCTTTGGCCGCTAG
- the kdpB gene encoding potassium-transporting ATPase subunit KdpB translates to MITQRRIERRPKARSLFDREIILRAIRDSFVKLDPRWQARNPVMFIVEVGALAVLIFWLRDLFFAGGKNSGFDFAISAWLWFTVLFANFAEAVAEGRGKAQADFLRRTKTETQARRVVGGREEPVNATELRKGDVVRVGAGGLIPGDGDVIEGAASVDESAITGESAPVIREAGGDRSAVTGGTRVLSDHILVRISSNPGDTFLDRMIALVEGASRQKTPNEIALSILLAGLTIVFLFAVVTLGPFSIYAGTVQSVTVLIALLVCLIPTTIGGLLSAIGIAGMDRVLQRNVLAMSGRAVEAAGDVDTLLLDKTGTITLGNRRATEIVLAPGVDPKVAYRAAYLSSLADETPEGKSIVTLAEVNGVTLGGPAPGGSTFVPFSAYTRMSGVDASDGTAIRKGAPDAVRTWVRARGGEGADVLAADVERIARSGGTPLLLAQDRAVLGAIHLKDILKPAMRERFDRLRAMGISTVMITGDNPLTANTIAREAGVDDFLAEATPENKMQLIKREQASGRLVAMTGDGTNDAPALAQADVGVAMNTGTQAAKEAANMVDLDSDPTKLIEIVEIGKQLLMTRGALTTFSIANDVAKYFAILPAMFATAYPAMEALNVMRLTTSSSAILSAVIFNALIIVALIPLALRGIAYRPRGADLVLRDNVFIYGLGGIIIPFAGIKLIDMLLAAFHLT, encoded by the coding sequence ATGATCACGCAGCGTCGCATCGAACGCCGCCCGAAAGCCCGCTCGCTCTTCGACCGGGAGATCATCCTGCGGGCCATCCGCGATTCGTTCGTGAAACTGGATCCGCGCTGGCAGGCGCGCAATCCGGTGATGTTCATCGTGGAGGTCGGCGCGCTCGCGGTGCTGATATTCTGGTTGCGCGACCTGTTCTTCGCCGGCGGCAAGAACTCAGGTTTCGATTTCGCGATTTCCGCGTGGCTGTGGTTCACCGTGCTCTTCGCCAATTTCGCCGAGGCGGTGGCGGAGGGCCGCGGCAAGGCACAGGCCGACTTTCTACGGCGCACCAAGACCGAAACCCAGGCGCGGCGCGTCGTCGGCGGCCGCGAGGAGCCGGTCAACGCGACCGAATTGCGCAAGGGCGACGTGGTCCGCGTGGGTGCGGGCGGACTCATCCCCGGCGACGGCGACGTGATCGAGGGCGCAGCTTCGGTCGACGAATCCGCCATCACCGGTGAATCCGCGCCCGTCATCCGCGAAGCCGGCGGCGACCGCAGCGCCGTCACCGGCGGCACGCGCGTGCTCTCCGACCACATCCTCGTGCGCATCTCCTCGAATCCGGGCGACACGTTCCTCGACCGCATGATCGCGCTGGTGGAAGGCGCCAGCCGCCAGAAGACGCCCAACGAGATCGCGCTTTCGATCCTGCTCGCCGGATTGACTATCGTGTTCCTGTTCGCAGTCGTCACGCTTGGCCCGTTCTCGATCTACGCCGGCACGGTGCAATCCGTGACCGTACTGATCGCGTTGCTCGTGTGCCTCATCCCGACGACGATCGGCGGGCTGCTCTCGGCCATCGGCATCGCGGGCATGGACCGCGTGCTGCAGCGAAACGTGCTCGCGATGAGCGGGCGCGCCGTCGAAGCGGCGGGCGACGTCGATACCCTGCTGCTCGACAAGACTGGCACCATCACGCTCGGCAACCGGCGCGCGACTGAGATCGTGCTCGCGCCGGGCGTGGATCCCAAAGTCGCGTATCGAGCGGCATATCTGTCTTCGCTGGCGGACGAAACGCCCGAAGGCAAGTCGATCGTGACGCTGGCGGAAGTCAACGGCGTGACCCTGGGCGGACCGGCGCCGGGTGGCTCGACGTTCGTGCCGTTCTCCGCGTACACGCGCATGAGCGGGGTGGACGCTTCCGATGGCACCGCGATCCGCAAAGGCGCCCCCGATGCCGTGAGGACCTGGGTGCGCGCACGCGGTGGCGAGGGAGCGGACGTGCTCGCAGCCGACGTCGAGCGCATCGCGCGCTCCGGCGGCACACCGCTGCTGCTGGCTCAGGATCGCGCCGTTTTGGGCGCCATCCATCTCAAAGACATCCTCAAGCCCGCCATGCGCGAGCGCTTCGACCGCCTGCGCGCCATGGGCATCAGCACGGTCATGATCACCGGCGACAACCCGCTCACCGCGAACACCATCGCACGCGAGGCGGGCGTGGATGATTTCCTCGCCGAGGCGACGCCGGAGAACAAGATGCAGCTTATCAAGCGCGAGCAGGCGTCGGGGCGGCTTGTCGCCATGACCGGCGACGGCACCAACGATGCGCCCGCGCTCGCGCAAGCGGACGTCGGGGTCGCGATGAACACCGGCACGCAAGCCGCAAAAGAAGCCGCCAACATGGTGGACCTCGATTCCGACCCGACCAAACTGATCGAGATCGTCGAGATCGGCAAGCAGCTGCTCATGACCCGCGGCGCGCTGACGACGTTCTCCATCGCCAACGACGTCGCCAAGTATTTCGCGATCCTGCCGGCGATGTTCGCGACCGCGTACCCGGCGATGGAGGCGCTCAACGTCATGCGCCTCACCACGTCGTCGAGCGCGATCCTCTCGGCCGTGATCTTCAACGCGCTCATCATCGTCGCGTTGATCCCGCTCGCGCTGCGCGGCATAGCGTACCGCCCGCGCGGCGCCGATCTGGTGCTGCGCGACAACGTCTTCATCTACGGCCTGGGCGGCATCATCATCCCGTTCGCCGGCATCAAGCTCATCGACATGCTGCTTGCCGCGTTCCACCTGACGTAG
- the kdpC gene encoding potassium-transporting ATPase subunit KdpC, translated as MQQPVDTPTNDSTLRHIPTALLYTIVSVIALGIIYPLLMTLVASALFPRQANGSLVTAHASVVGSDIIGQLWTKPQYFHGRPSAAGKGYDPTSTGGTNFGPTSKKLIDQTRATIAALKKENPYSHGPVPMDLVTSSASGIDPDISPEGAYYQAPRIAKARAMPIGSVNALIAEHIRPRELGFLGEARVNVLELNLALDSKGR; from the coding sequence ATGCAACAGCCGGTCGATACGCCCACCAACGACAGCACGCTGCGTCACATCCCGACGGCGCTGCTCTACACGATTGTGTCCGTGATCGCGCTCGGCATCATCTACCCGCTGCTGATGACGCTCGTCGCATCTGCGCTGTTCCCGCGTCAGGCGAACGGCTCGTTGGTCACGGCCCACGCCAGCGTCGTCGGTTCGGACATCATCGGTCAGTTGTGGACCAAGCCGCAATACTTCCACGGCCGGCCGTCGGCGGCGGGGAAAGGCTACGATCCGACCTCGACCGGCGGCACCAACTTCGGTCCGACGTCGAAGAAGCTGATCGATCAGACGCGCGCGACGATCGCCGCCCTCAAAAAAGAGAACCCCTATTCCCATGGGCCGGTGCCCATGGACCTTGTCACTTCAAGCGCGAGCGGCATCGACCCCGACATCTCGCCCGAGGGCGCCTACTACCAGGCGCCCCGCATAGCCAAGGCTCGCGCGATGCCGATCGGCTCAGTCAACGCGCTCATCGCCGAGCACATACGGCCGCGCGAGCTCGGCTTTCTCGGCGAAGCGCGCGTGAACGTGTTGGAACTGAATCTCGCCCTCGATAGCAAAGGCCGATAG
- a CDS encoding HAMP domain-containing sensor histidine kinase, with the protein MLPALCYAILFAVFVLDLFTPQLFVAAILSNVPIALSSLALRGRLTIGLIVAAEAANAVAGYVNGIQAGGRFDAIAVGDRVLLAASFLLVGYMTLKTQELARTAGLADARAEQAQRERSLRLALDRVRASLSVELVLRAVAREGLVLFDAERSMLVVDSPAPDATRYVARAGEQEVSVQQQPLPAEVRSLLARAWDGAGALGEESIDTVARYALEALESRFALVAPLRLDDRDVRLLLLRSSKAWARDEVRLLQSFADQSAIAVAQAKLFEHAAEQSQQIGAQHRSLLERSDVIRDLVYALAHDLRTPLAAADVTMQQAKAGAYGALPDAYREVLDTTLRSNQDLQRMVETLLMVAKYESGEASAVRAPVDLAEIARQVRAELEAGARARGVALAVEGDPAMVLGDAVELRRASINLVGNAIAATASGGHVRIRTITNGKTARFEVEDDGFGVSPEQRPLLFQRFGGGRPPRGGGTGLGLYIVRRIAEKHDGAVGFEPREPGSRFSFSLPRAPDRGA; encoded by the coding sequence GTGCTGCCGGCCCTGTGCTATGCGATTTTATTCGCAGTCTTCGTTCTCGACCTTTTCACGCCACAGCTCTTCGTCGCGGCGATCTTGAGCAACGTGCCGATCGCGCTGAGCAGCTTGGCGCTGCGCGGCCGCCTGACCATCGGCTTGATCGTCGCCGCCGAGGCGGCAAACGCCGTCGCCGGGTATGTCAACGGCATCCAAGCCGGCGGCCGGTTCGATGCCATCGCCGTCGGCGATCGCGTTTTGCTGGCTGCTTCGTTCCTGCTCGTGGGCTACATGACCCTCAAGACGCAGGAACTCGCGCGCACCGCAGGCCTCGCGGACGCGCGCGCCGAGCAGGCGCAACGCGAACGCAGTCTGCGCCTGGCGCTCGACCGCGTGCGCGCAAGCCTCAGCGTTGAACTCGTGCTGCGCGCCGTGGCGCGCGAAGGTCTCGTGCTCTTCGACGCCGAGCGCTCGATGCTCGTGGTGGATTCGCCCGCGCCCGATGCAACGCGCTATGTGGCCCGCGCGGGCGAGCAGGAGGTGTCGGTACAGCAACAGCCGTTGCCCGCCGAGGTCCGGTCGCTCTTGGCGCGCGCATGGGACGGCGCCGGAGCTCTGGGAGAAGAAAGCATAGACACGGTCGCGCGGTATGCGCTGGAAGCGCTCGAGTCGAGGTTCGCGCTCGTAGCGCCGCTGCGCCTGGACGACCGCGACGTCCGCCTGCTGCTCCTCCGCAGCAGTAAAGCATGGGCTCGTGACGAGGTGCGTCTGTTGCAGTCGTTCGCGGACCAATCAGCCATCGCCGTCGCTCAGGCCAAACTCTTCGAGCACGCCGCTGAACAGTCTCAACAGATAGGCGCGCAGCACCGATCACTGCTCGAGAGGAGCGATGTGATCCGCGATCTCGTGTACGCGCTGGCGCACGATCTGCGGACGCCGCTGGCCGCCGCCGACGTCACCATGCAGCAGGCGAAAGCCGGGGCATACGGAGCGCTGCCCGATGCATACCGCGAGGTGCTCGATACGACGCTGCGCTCGAACCAGGACCTTCAGCGCATGGTCGAGACGCTGCTGATGGTGGCGAAGTACGAATCCGGCGAGGCGTCAGCGGTGCGCGCGCCGGTCGACCTCGCGGAGATCGCGCGGCAGGTGCGCGCCGAGCTCGAGGCGGGCGCTCGCGCGCGCGGCGTCGCGCTCGCCGTCGAGGGCGATCCGGCGATGGTCTTGGGCGATGCGGTCGAGCTGCGACGCGCGTCTATCAACTTGGTCGGCAACGCGATAGCGGCGACCGCCTCGGGAGGACACGTGCGCATCAGGACCATCACCAACGGCAAGACGGCGCGCTTTGAAGTAGAGGATGACGGCTTCGGCGTGTCGCCGGAACAGCGGCCGTTGCTGTTCCAGCGCTTCGGCGGGGGAAGACCCCCGCGCGGGGGCGGCACGGGGCTCGGGCTTTACATCGTACGCCGGATCGCCGAAAAACATGACGGCGCCGTCGGCTTTGAGCCGCGCGAACCAGGCAGCCGTTTCAGCTTCTCGCTGCCGCGCGCTCCGGACCGCGGCGCATGA
- a CDS encoding ammonium transporter, which produces MIATVIPFNVGNTAFMLICASLVMLMTPGLAFFYGGLVQRKNVLAIMIQSFVSLGWTTVLWFICGYSMSFGPDWHGIIGNPTTYAFLRGVTLQTMFTGNDAGIPLVVHIAYQMMFAIITPALITGAFANRVTFKAYFLFLTAWLILVYFPFVHMLWSPDGLFAKWGALDFAGGIVVHASAGFAALASVLYVGRRAVIDNRPHNVPLIALGTGLLWFGWYGFNAGSELRVDPVTAAAFLNTDLAASFAAVTWLLVEWARGRQPKFVGLLTGAVAGLATITPAAGYVSPTTAVIIGVLAGSVCYYAVALKNQLRWDDALDVWGVHGVGGFLGITLLGVFASKAWNPAGADGLLLGGTSFFIKQITAATVCSAWAFTFTYAMLWLINLVTRTKVDPAAEERGLDVELHGEEAYPLGV; this is translated from the coding sequence ATGATCGCCACGGTGATTCCGTTCAACGTCGGCAATACAGCGTTCATGCTCATCTGCGCGAGCCTCGTCATGCTCATGACGCCGGGGCTCGCGTTTTTCTACGGCGGCCTCGTGCAGCGCAAGAACGTGCTGGCCATCATGATCCAGAGCTTCGTGTCGCTCGGGTGGACGACCGTGCTGTGGTTCATCTGCGGCTATTCGATGAGTTTCGGACCGGATTGGCACGGCATCATCGGCAACCCGACCACGTATGCATTCCTGCGAGGGGTCACGCTGCAGACGATGTTCACGGGCAACGACGCGGGCATCCCGCTCGTCGTGCACATCGCGTATCAGATGATGTTCGCCATCATCACGCCGGCGCTGATCACGGGCGCATTCGCCAACCGAGTCACGTTCAAGGCGTATTTCCTCTTCCTCACGGCCTGGCTCATCCTCGTGTACTTCCCGTTCGTGCACATGTTGTGGAGCCCGGATGGCTTATTCGCCAAATGGGGCGCGCTCGATTTCGCCGGGGGCATCGTGGTGCACGCATCGGCAGGCTTCGCCGCACTCGCATCGGTGTTGTACGTCGGACGCCGAGCCGTCATCGACAACAGGCCGCACAACGTGCCGCTGATCGCGCTCGGCACGGGCCTGCTTTGGTTCGGCTGGTACGGGTTCAACGCCGGATCCGAGCTGCGCGTGGACCCCGTGACGGCTGCGGCTTTCCTCAACACCGACCTCGCCGCTTCGTTCGCGGCAGTGACGTGGCTGCTCGTCGAATGGGCGCGCGGCAGGCAGCCGAAGTTCGTCGGGCTGCTCACCGGCGCCGTCGCAGGTCTCGCGACGATCACGCCCGCTGCCGGCTACGTTTCGCCGACCACCGCCGTGATCATCGGCGTTCTTGCGGGATCGGTCTGCTACTACGCCGTGGCGCTGAAGAACCAACTGCGTTGGGACGACGCGCTCGACGTGTGGGGCGTGCACGGCGTCGGCGGTTTCCTCGGCATCACGCTGCTCGGCGTTTTCGCCTCCAAGGCGTGGAACCCGGCCGGAGCAGATGGCCTGCTGCTCGGCGGGACCTCGTTCTTCATCAAGCAGATCACGGCGGCAACGGTGTGCAGTGCGTGGGCGTTCACCTTCACCTACGCCATGCTGTGGCTGATCAACCTGGTCACGCGCACGAAGGTCGATCCGGCGGCCGAAGAGCGCGGGCTCGATGTCGAGCTCCACGGCGAGGAGGCCTATCCGCTGGGGGTTTGA
- the kdpA gene encoding potassium-transporting ATPase subunit KdpA: MTAIGWLQTLVFVAIVVAITKPLGAYMARVFQGGRTFLSPVLAPIEGLIYRLCRIDPKKEMSAVSYLVATFAFSAVGLIYLYVLLRTQKWLTGFSWLPLNPQGFDNLTPDNAWNVAVSFTTNTNWQFYSGESTMSYFSQMAGLAWHNFVSAGVGIAIAIAVIRGVTRTDLKTVGNFWVDLTRSILYVLLPISVAGALLLVWQGVPQNFHPYQDIVSIEGFKQSITGGPMASQEVIKELGTNGGGFVNANSASPNENPTPFSNLFEMLLIFSIGAGLTYTYGRYARDQRQGWALFAAMAILFSVGFTAAYAAEAAGNPIVHALGLSGGNMEGKECRFGVPASALFATVTTDTSCGAVNSMHDSFTALGGLVPLADMQLGEVVLGGVGTGLYGMILFVVLTVFIAGLMVGRTPEYLGKKIEKKEVQLAMLGALVLPFFALVPTAISVLLPIGTATLNNGSAHGFSELLYGFTSTTENNGSAFAGLGGNLYFNIVMGIVMICGRFLFLIPAVMLAGSLAGKPSVPTTAGTFSTRSPIFVFLLIGVIVIVGALTFFPADALGPIVEHLLMLQGKTF; encoded by the coding sequence GTGACCGCAATCGGCTGGCTGCAGACCCTTGTGTTCGTGGCGATCGTCGTCGCCATCACCAAGCCGCTCGGCGCCTACATGGCGCGCGTCTTCCAAGGCGGCCGCACCTTCCTCAGTCCGGTGCTTGCGCCGATCGAGGGACTTATCTACCGGCTTTGCCGCATCGATCCCAAAAAGGAGATGTCCGCAGTCTCGTACCTGGTGGCGACGTTCGCGTTCAGCGCCGTCGGACTGATCTATCTCTACGTCCTGCTCCGGACGCAGAAATGGCTCACGGGCTTCTCGTGGCTGCCGCTCAACCCGCAAGGCTTTGACAACCTCACGCCCGATAATGCCTGGAACGTGGCGGTCAGCTTCACGACGAACACCAACTGGCAGTTCTACTCGGGCGAGAGCACGATGAGTTACTTCTCGCAGATGGCCGGCCTGGCATGGCACAATTTCGTCTCTGCCGGCGTGGGCATCGCCATCGCGATCGCGGTGATTCGCGGCGTGACGCGCACCGATCTGAAGACCGTCGGCAACTTCTGGGTGGACCTGACCCGCTCTATCCTCTACGTGCTGCTCCCGATCAGCGTCGCGGGCGCGCTGCTGCTCGTCTGGCAAGGGGTGCCGCAGAACTTCCATCCGTATCAGGACATCGTCTCGATCGAAGGCTTCAAACAGTCGATCACGGGCGGGCCGATGGCGTCGCAGGAGGTCATCAAGGAACTTGGCACCAACGGCGGCGGCTTCGTCAACGCCAACTCCGCGTCTCCGAACGAGAATCCGACGCCGTTCAGCAATCTCTTCGAGATGCTGCTCATCTTCTCGATCGGCGCCGGGCTCACTTACACGTATGGCCGCTACGCCCGCGACCAGCGGCAGGGCTGGGCGCTTTTCGCCGCCATGGCGATCCTTTTCAGCGTCGGCTTCACGGCGGCGTACGCCGCCGAGGCCGCGGGCAACCCGATCGTGCACGCGCTAGGGCTGTCCGGCGGCAACATGGAGGGCAAGGAGTGCCGCTTCGGCGTGCCGGCATCCGCGCTCTTCGCGACGGTGACCACCGACACGTCGTGCGGTGCCGTGAATTCCATGCACGATTCGTTCACCGCGCTCGGCGGCCTCGTGCCGTTGGCGGACATGCAGCTCGGCGAGGTCGTGTTAGGCGGCGTCGGCACGGGTTTGTACGGCATGATCCTCTTCGTCGTGCTGACGGTCTTCATCGCCGGACTCATGGTCGGGCGTACCCCGGAATACCTCGGCAAGAAGATCGAGAAAAAAGAGGTGCAGCTCGCCATGCTCGGGGCGCTCGTGCTTCCGTTCTTCGCACTGGTGCCGACGGCGATTTCCGTACTGCTGCCGATCGGTACCGCGACGCTCAACAACGGCAGCGCGCACGGGTTCTCCGAACTGCTCTACGGTTTCACATCCACAACGGAGAACAACGGCAGCGCGTTTGCCGGGCTCGGCGGCAACCTTTATTTCAACATCGTGATGGGCATCGTGATGATCTGCGGGCGCTTCCTGTTCCTGATACCCGCGGTGATGCTGGCCGGCTCGCTAGCGGGTAAACCCAGCGTGCCCACAACGGCAGGCACGTTCAGCACGCGCTCGCCGATCTTCGTGTTCCTTCTGATCGGCGTCATCGTCATCGTCGGCGCACTCACGTTCTTCCCCGCCGATGCGCTTGGGCCGATCGTCGAGCACTTGCTGATGCTACAGGGGAAGACGTTCTAG